The following DNA comes from Enterocloster bolteae.
GGCGCCTTGCCATATCACTATGGCAGGTTTCCGAAAACTCCCCTCCGAACCGGACTTACACCTCTCAATGTATCCGGCTCTCCAGATGTCAGTCTAATTTCCCTGCGTGTAACTTATCGTGACAGTCAATACAGAGTGCCATTGTCTTGCGCCTGCGCCCAATCATGGCGATTTCCCATTGTTTCCTGCCACTTAAATCTTTGAGTTTTCGTACATGGTGTACTTCAAGCGGCACATTCTCTGCGCCGCACCACTCGCATTTATTCGCTTGAAGTCTTTTTATCAAGCTGTTGCGCCCGTAGTTCTCAACCACTCTTGCCACTATGTCGGGGTTGCCGCTTTCGACTTTGGTATTCCGGCGGAACCCATTGTTGTAGAACAGCACTTTACCCACTTTGCCGTTTTTCTTCGGATATTCCACTGCAAAATCTTTCCCTTGGCGGTACTTGCGTATAATTCTGCTGATTCTTGTTCGGTATTTTCCAGCAAAAGTTTTGAGCATACTGTATCTCATTACATAGTAGAAGTTATTGAGTACGGACACGTTGTTTGCGAGCCGGTAGTAGTTATACAATCCACGGATTTCTGCATTGTACTGGTTTAGGATTTCCAAGTCGTCCAGGTGCAACAGGCGGATGCGCCGGACTGGTTCCCAGACCTCTTTGTTTCCATTCTGTTTGTCGTATTTAATCTTGAGGGCATTGTAGGAGAGCAGGCGTTTTAACCATTTATCATGGGGAACATAGAGCAGGACTTTTCCGTTGTTCACTCGTCTGGTAGCCCCGGTTTTGGTCTTTTTGCTGTACTCGCCTTTGGTGATTGTGACCTCGTACCCCAGAAACTTTGCAAAGTCATGTCCGTGGGTAATCAGTGTCTTTTCCCCGGACATTTCCAGATGAAGTTTTTCCCGGATAAAACAGCCCACTTCTTGTTTTACCTGTTCTGCGTCCTCTTTACTGCCGATAACCCCTATCAGAAAATCATCCGCATACCGGACATAGCAAATCCTCTTATAGCTGTCGTCCATCTGGTCACTGTACGGCATGGATTTCAAACTTCGCCGCAGTTCCCGGATTTCCGCAATTAAGTCCTCTTTTTCTTCCT
Coding sequences within:
- a CDS encoding reverse transcriptase/maturase family protein; amino-acid sequence: MRSPENVLESLKSKACNKSYKYGRLYRNLYNPQFYLLTYQRIQAKPGNMTAGTDGKTIDGMGMARINALIEKMRDFSYQPNPARRTYIPKSNGKMRPLGIPSFDDKLIQEVVRLILESIYEPTFSDYSHGFRINKSCHTALKYVQKYFTGTKWFVEGDIKGCFDNVDHHVLIDILRKRIADEHFIGLLWKFLKAGYMEDWNYHNTYSGTPQGSIISPILANIYMNELDSYMAEYAEKFNCGNRRKINPAFKKKLDVCRGKEQRLKRNLSKMSEEEKEDLIAEIRELRRSLKSMPYSDQMDDSYKRICYVRYADDFLIGVIGSKEDAEQVKQEVGCFIREKLHLEMSGEKTLITHGHDFAKFLGYEVTITKGEYSKKTKTGATRRVNNGKVLLYVPHDKWLKRLLSYNALKIKYDKQNGNKEVWEPVRRIRLLHLDDLEILNQYNAEIRGLYNYYRLANNVSVLNNFYYVMRYSMLKTFAGKYRTRISRIIRKYRQGKDFAVEYPKKNGKVGKVLFYNNGFRRNTKVESGNPDIVARVVENYGRNSLIKRLQANKCEWCGAENVPLEVHHVRKLKDLSGRKQWEIAMIGRRRKTMALCIDCHDKLHAGKLD